A part of Paraburkholderia azotifigens genomic DNA contains:
- a CDS encoding nitroreductase family protein codes for MNNPVIECILSRSAAKYYDPAATLSDDQIRELVQIGTSAPTSFHLQNWRFIAVRTPEAKARLSPIAWNQPAVSDAAVTFIVCGQLVDTSVIPERLAPLVKAGVMPAAMVAEWENPARDLYMAYPQRRRDEAVRTATFGAAAMIYAARSLGLGSTPMIGFDAEAVHREFGLAADEVPVLLLSIGAERSGNWAQKPRRPVADVLALV; via the coding sequence ATGAACAATCCAGTCATCGAATGCATCCTGAGCCGCAGCGCCGCCAAGTACTACGATCCCGCTGCTACCTTGAGCGACGACCAGATCCGCGAGCTGGTTCAGATCGGCACCAGTGCGCCGACATCGTTTCACTTGCAGAACTGGCGCTTCATCGCGGTACGCACGCCTGAAGCCAAGGCACGGCTGAGTCCGATCGCCTGGAACCAGCCCGCAGTCAGCGATGCGGCCGTGACTTTCATCGTCTGCGGCCAGCTGGTCGATACGAGCGTCATACCGGAGCGCCTGGCGCCGCTGGTGAAAGCGGGCGTCATGCCGGCCGCGATGGTTGCGGAATGGGAAAACCCCGCGCGTGACCTGTATATGGCGTATCCGCAGCGCAGGCGCGACGAGGCCGTCCGCACCGCCACCTTTGGCGCGGCGGCCATGATCTATGCAGCCCGCTCATTGGGCTTGGGGTCGACACCGATGATCGGTTTCGATGCCGAAGCGGTGCACCGCGAGTTCGGTCTGGCCGCAGACGAAGTGCCCGTCCTGCTGCTGTCCATCGGAGCCGAACGTTCAGGAAACTGGGCGCAAAAGCCGCGCCGTCCCGTGGCCGATGTGTTGGCGCTCGTATAG